The following coding sequences are from one Myxosarcina sp. GI1 window:
- a CDS encoding radical SAM protein, which translates to MTPTKITNKILHIHPLRRCNLRCLHCYSSSSPEEREELEVELLQQAIADASEEGYSVLSVSGGEPMLYQPLEELLATAHRYQMRTSIVSNGILLNPSRLEQLQGLIDIIAISLDGKPELHDRLRNKSGAFAHMVAKLEGLRRSKIPFGFVFTVSRFNFRDLGWAVDFALEQQAKLLHIHLLEEIGRAKENLSGIELNETIAAYVYFQAMKLKDKVGDRLKIHIDLLHQETLRANHAYFYAEESESSLTKIPLAEIVSPLIIETDGTVVPLQHGMARKYALGNLKQTALPQLARQWQKQKYRAFRQLCQQVEQELMLPAELPIKNWYREIFKRAASV; encoded by the coding sequence ATGACACCTACAAAAATTACCAATAAAATTTTGCATATTCATCCTCTAAGAAGATGCAATCTGCGCTGTCTCCACTGCTATAGTTCGTCTAGTCCAGAAGAACGAGAAGAATTAGAGGTCGAACTTTTACAACAAGCGATTGCTGATGCTAGTGAAGAAGGCTACAGTGTTCTAAGCGTTTCGGGTGGCGAACCGATGCTTTATCAACCCCTAGAGGAGCTATTAGCAACCGCTCATCGCTATCAAATGAGAACGTCTATTGTTTCTAACGGTATCTTATTAAATCCTTCTCGTTTAGAGCAGTTGCAGGGGTTGATAGACATAATTGCTATTAGTTTAGATGGCAAACCAGAGTTACACGACCGCCTGAGAAATAAATCGGGTGCGTTCGCTCACATGGTAGCCAAACTAGAAGGATTGCGTCGGTCAAAAATTCCTTTCGGGTTTGTGTTTACCGTCTCTCGGTTCAACTTTCGTGACTTGGGTTGGGCGGTCGATTTCGCTCTCGAACAACAAGCAAAATTATTACACATACATCTTTTAGAAGAAATTGGCAGAGCCAAAGAAAATTTATCGGGGATAGAACTCAACGAGACTATTGCCGCTTATGTCTATTTTCAAGCTATGAAGTTAAAAGATAAAGTAGGCGATCGCTTAAAAATTCATATCGATCTATTACACCAGGAAACACTTAGAGCAAATCACGCTTATTTTTACGCCGAAGAGAGCGAAAGTTCGCTAACAAAGATACCTCTAGCCGAAATAGTTTCACCTCTAATTATCGAAACTGATGGCACTGTCGTTCCGTTACAACATGGAATGGCAAGAAAATACGCTTTGGGTAATTTGAAACAAACAGCTTTACCTCAACTAGCACGTCAGTGGCAAAAACAGAAATATCGAGCTTTTCGCCAGCTTTGCCAGCAAGTAGAGCAAGAATTAATGCTACCAGCAGAATTGCCAATCAAAAACTGGTATAGAGAGATATTTAAACGGGCAGCGAGCGTGTAA